Part of the Candidatus Campbellbacteria bacterium genome is shown below.
AGTGCTTGAGGATGTTATTACGAGCGCACATACCCTATCCGCGGTTCAGCGGGTGGGTTTCTGGAGGAAGTAGCTATGTGCAAGAAGTTTGAAGTGGTGGAACAAGCCCATCGAGAAAAGCGTAGAATCCGAGTCACTGGGCCTGGAACCAACTTCACCGGCACCGTCGAGAAGGTTAACCCCTCTCTCCTTTCGGCCGAAATCAGAGGTGAGGGGACTCACACCCACTTCTTCGCTGGCGGAGAAAGCGCCCGCGACTTCACTGTCACGCTGGTCTAGCTCCACAGGGCCAGAACCAAGAACCCCAAAAAGGCGGCAATCCTACAAGGAAGCCGCCTTTACTCATTTCTGAAACATACAGAGTAAGTTTCTTTTTTATATTTAACGTACGGAGTGAACCCCGCCCTATATACAAACCCCGCCTGCAGTCTTGCGGGCGGGGTTACAACCAAGCAATTCAGTGGACTGTTTCTCCTGACGGGTAAAACATCTTCCAGTAGTGACGTCCCATACCAGTAATGCAGAAGCATTGAACGAGAGATGTTCTCCCGAAGACTAGCCCAACGAACTCGGGCTGGCGCTGAAGGCTGAACTCCACCAACCCATCGGTGCACATTGCCCGAAGTTCGAGCAGTATCTTTTCCTCAGTGGTCACCCTTAGAGCAACCAGTGGGGAGAACGCCCGAACCCTCTTCACCAAAGACGGGAGGGACATCCAATCGTCGGCAGCAACCAAATGCTTGAGAATTTCCTCTTTGAGAGTCGGGCCACTCTTCTTGCCCCAATCTTCTTCGAGAAGTTCCAAGGCTCCCCACAACAAGGTCCTTACCCTGTTCCAGTTTGTGGCCATTTCGAGTCTCCTTTTTCTGGTTTAGTCTCGATAATCAAATCTGATAAAAATGTAGCCGAAAATAAAGTCACTGTCAAGTTTTGTTGAACATCTGTTGACAATCTTTCAACAACAAACTATACTCATTTCATGTCCCCTACTACAAAACTCCGTGAACTCGGACTCAATAACAAAGAAATCACTGTGTATCTCGCCTTACTCAAACACGGCCGACGAACACCTGCCGCACTCTCACAACTTACAAAGATAAACCGTGCGACGGTATACAGTGTTGCAAGAAATCTACAATCAAAGGGTCTTATTGCTGAGGATATCAGCGGTCATTCTCGTTTCTTTCTACCCCTTCCTCCCAACAATTTGAATCAACTTATTGATCGCCCAAAACGTGAGCTACAAGAAAAGGAAGATCTTGTTCGCAACACCATTGAAGAGTTATACCAACTCGCTTCAGAACATGAATATCCTGTTCCAAAAATTCGTTTTGTCCAGGAAGGCGATCTCGAAGATTTTTTGTTTGGTAATACAGTGAGATGGGAGAAGAGTGCTCTGGAACAAGACGGAACATGGTGGGGCTTTCAAGACCATAGTTTTGTGGAGGTGTATGAAAAGTGGATTCACTGGTCGTGGACAACACTTGAGGGAAAGGATGTGCGTCACCGCGCAAAAATCATAACGAACACATCGGAAATTGAAAAAAGGTTGCAGCCAAAATATTCAAGAGAAAAGCGCGACATGAGATTTCTCCCTGGAGAAAAGTTCATGTCCACGATGTGGGTCGTCGGCGAATACGTTATTATGATTGCAACCAAACATCACCCGTTTTATCTCGTCGAGATTCATGATGTGTTACTTGCGCACAACATGCGAGAAATGTTTAAAAAACTTTGGGGGCAAACTCGCGAAATTACCTAACACTAAAACACCTGCGGATATACCGCAGGTGTTTTAGTGTTATTTTTTCTTGCCGACGCGACGTCGTGTGACGATGAGGAAGTTTGAGTACTTCTTTGGCTTGCGTGTCTTGTGTCCCTTTCCGACGTTCTTTCCGTGTCGTGTGCGCGCTCGGCGGTGTCCACGTCCCTGACGGCCTTCTCCTCCTCCGTGTGGGTGGTCTACTGGGTTCATCGCTGTTCCACGTACCTTTGGTTTCTTTCCGAGCCATCGATTGCGTCCTGCCTTTCCGAGATTAACGAGTTTATTTTCTGGATTTGAAACTTCTCCGACTGATGCCCATGCGTTTTCAGATACTTTGCGGGTCTCCGTTGATGGCATTTTCAAAAGTGTATAGCCACCATCATGAGCAATCACTTCAGCAAATACTCCAGCACTTCGTGCAATCTTTGCCCCATCGTTTGGCTTTCCTTCAATGTTGTACACGAACGTACCAACAGGAATCTTTGCGAGTGGAAGTCGGTTTCCAGGAGTAACGGGTGCTTTTTCAGACGCGAGGAATGTTGCTCCAACTTTGAGCGACTGTGGTGCAAGAATGTATCGGCGTTCACCATCTGCATAGCAAATAAGTGCAATAAATCCTGAACGGTTTGGATCGTACTCAATTGTTTCAACACGTGCAGGAATATCTTTTTTGTTGTATACAAAATCAACATCACGGAATGCTCGTTTGTGACCAGCACCGATACTGATTGTGGTACGTCGCCCAAACGCATTGTGTCCAAAACTGCGTCGGAATCCTTTCGTGAGCGCCTTGTGTGGTTTTCCGGCAATCAAAAGCTTGCGGTATTCAATACCGGTCATTCCACGGCGTCCTGCACTTGTTGGTTTATAGTGTTTCATAAAAATAAATCTGAAATTCGAATATCGAAATCCGAAACAATATCTAATTTCTAAATTCTAAGGTTTTAAACATTTGAATATTCATATTTTGTGCTTGTTTCGTATTTCGAAATTCGTGCTTCGTATTTATACTATTTCGATAGTATCTCCCTTTTTAAGCGTTACGTACGCCTTCTTTCCACCCCCTACGGTTGCCGCTTTTCCACGTCGTGACAGTTTTACCTTTGTTGCAATCTTTGTCACGCGAACGTGTACTGGTGTGATACCGTACACATCTTTTATCGCGGATGCAATGAGACTCTTGTTTGCATATGACGCGACATCAAAGACATACACATTGTTTTGAGACACGCTCGTTGCTTTTTCAGTGATGCGTGGGCGCGTGAGAATATCTGCGTTTACTTTTCCAGACGCAATTGTTTGTTTGATTTTCTTTTCAGGTTGCTTTTTCTCTACGGCAACAACTTTCTTTGGTGCGTCGTCATGAATATCGTCTTTCACGTGTACTGTGTCGGCAACAGCTTTGCGCGCAAACAAAGAGGTCTTTGCCTTTGCACCGCTTGAGTTGTCTTTTTTTCGAAATAACATATATTTTTTAAATTCGAAACCCGAATGTCGAAATCCGAAGCAGGTTCGAAATCATGGGCGTTTGGGTTTTAAATATTTGAACATTCATATTTTGTGTTTGTTTCGAGTTTCGTGTTTCGATATTCGTGTTTACTACTGTTTCTTTTCAACCCACCGTTTTACGGCTTCATCTGGATTAACCACAATGAGGTATGTGTATGTCATTGCGTCAACGGCATTGAGATTGCGAACCTCTTCAACGGCAACATTTCCTAGGTTTCTAAAGCTTTTCTTTACCATCTCGTCTGCTGTTGTTGTAAGAATGAGCGCTGCGTTTTGCTTTTTACCAATCATTTTTTCAAAACCTGCAATCTTTGAAAATACACCGAGAATATCTTTGGCTTCTGCTGTTTTTGGTGTACCAAATGTAATTGAGTCAACAAAGAGAATTTCTTTATCCTTAAGTTTGCGTGAGAGGACGCTGAAAAGAGCTGATGCGCGCATCTTTTTAGGAATCGTCACACTGTAATCCTTGTCTGAACGTGGGCCGTGAGTCACACCTCCTCCCTTCCATAATGGAGAGCGGATTGAACCGTGACGTGCGCGTCCTGTTCCTTTTTGTCGCCATGGCTTTTTGCCTCCACCACGAACTTCACCGCGACCTTTTGTGTGAGCACCTGCACGACCTGCGCGTGCATTGTTCTGCATGCCGAGTACCACTTGGTGCACGAGGTCTGCGTTCCAATTCACACCAAAAATCTGCCCCGGAAGTGTAACGGTGCTTACCTCTTTTCCTTTGATATCAAAAATAGGAGCTTTCAAATCCTTGCCGTCTTTTGCAACAACAACCTTCTTTGGTTTGAGTGCCTTAGTTGTTTTTACTGTTTTCTTTTGTGCTGGTTTTTTTTCCATTTTGTTTGAATTCTTTGGAAGCTAAGCTTCCAAAAGGAAGCTTAGCTTCCCATCACTTCAACAACGGTACCACGTCGTCCTGGGACTGCTCCGGAAATAAAAATCTGTCCGTTTGCAACGTCAACGAGAAGAACCTTGAGGTTTTTAACCGTGATTCGGTCTCCACCCATACGTCCACCCATACGACGTCCTTTCATAACACGCTGAACTCCACCAGCTCCGATTGAACCTGGCTCACGCTCAGAGTGTTTCTGTCCGTGTGTTCGGCGACCTCCTTTGAAACCGTGTCGCTTCACCACACCCTGAAAACCTTTTGATTTGGATGTACCTGAAACGGTCACTGTGTCGCCAGGAGTAAACACACCCGCATCAATCATAGTCCCGAGTGGGAGTTCTGCAGGATCAGAAACCGGAAATTCCATAAATCCCGCAAACATACCCTTTGACTTTTGTGCGTTGTTCACATTTTTTTCTTTTCGTACGTCATACCCAACCTGCACAGCAGTGTACCCGTCAATATCTTTTGTTTTGATTTGTGTGACAACGGCAGGAGAAACACGAATAAGCGTTGCTGGGTGCACAACACCGTTGTCATCAAAGACTTGTGTCATTTCTTGTTTTGTTCCGACGAGAAATTTCATGAATTTGTTTTGAATACGAGTGAGCCCTGGCTCGGACACATCCGAGCTAGGGCTCTAGTGTCCAGAGGTTCCTGTGGGAACATGGCGCATACGTGGGGACTACTATACACGACCACCTTTCAGAGTGCAAGTTCTCAGTGATAAAATACTTGACAAACATACTTTTCGTAGTACCATACACACCAGAACCTGACCGAAATGAATTCGGCAGAATTGACCTTTGGGAGGATGGGATGACGAAAAAACTCAACGGAAGGTTCATGGTGTTGCAGATGCGCCTAAACAAACTGCTCTTCGAGCAGATCAAGCTTAACGCTAGAGTTGCCACGTACGAGACACAGAAGGCAACGGTGCGAGGAGAAATCAACTTCCTATTGCGTAGCCAGGGAGCGAGGACTATCTTGGGTGAAAGGGTCTATGCACTGATTGAGTCAAACCACGCCGATGCATCTCAACGGGCCAGCGCAAACAATCTCGAAATCATGGGAATCATGATCGAGATGAACAAAGAGATTCCCGCACCCGATTCGAAACTCTGATGTCCACAACAACGCCTCGACCAGCTAGTACAGCTGGTCGTTTTTTTATCCAGCACTTAAAGTTAAGTGCTGGATTTATTCCGATTTGATTTTTGATTGACAAGACACACCACAAAGAATATTGTTGCCCCAGAAATGTATCCCAACTCCAGAAAGGAGCGCGTATGAAATTTGCCATCGCCATAGGTCCAAAAGGTGGTGGACCTCACAAAGGCTTCATCGCTGAATCTGAGGAAAACATCAAAATACGAACCGCACGTCTTCGAGAACATGGATTCACCATCGTTCCTATCAACGTTTCCCTTCTACCGTCTGACACTGAGGTCGCAAAGATGTTTGCGGAGAGTCAAATTCACCGGTCTATCGACCCAACTACCACCGAACTCTTTGAGGCCGTCATGAACTTGGGAATCAAGATTGGCTGGAAAGCTAGGGGACAAGACATCGTCTCCCACATCAGTGGTTGTTGTCGAAAAAAGTAACTTCAACCAAACACGCTCTCACGACCAGCCCACCAGCTGGTCGTTTTTGTTTTATTGACAAAACAGACCATGAAGAATAGTGTTACCCCAGAATCAATCACGCGTTCCACATAAGGAGAAAAGTTATGAAGCTCGGCGTCGTACTTCGCTCTGATGGTACAGTTTTCGGAGACATCATGTCTCCAACCGCGGAAGGCTTCGGCAACGCAATGGCTCGTGTACCAGATGGATTCATGGTCATTGAGGTCTCCGTCGACCTCGATCCAGAACAAGCTTCTGCGGTTCAGAAGCTTGGAAACAACGAGCTCTCAATGGAAGAGCTCCGACGCATAAGCCATTTGATCCGTCTCGGAATTCAGATGGGAATTGAGGTTCAGAAAGTACTCGCCATCTTCCGCATCCATGATGGCCGTCGAAAAAAGTAGCGACCGCCGGATGTACCCCACGACCAGCCCACCAGCTGGTCGTTTTTGTCTTAAAACATACGGAGCGAGCCCTAAAGGATTGCTGTTTGTAGTCAATCACTTCGTTCTTGAACAAACAGGGAACCTCTATTTTTTGAATTTTTTTGTATTTAACATACGAAGTGAGCCTATTACAACAAAGAAACTCTCGGAGCCCGATGAGGGTGAGAGTGAGTGCGTTTTCAGTAGAAAACGACACGTGTTCTTTGTTGTAAGTAGGTGAGCGGAGAGCTACATCATTTTCACTTCAATGTTTACTCCGGATGGGAGTGAAAGAGATGTGAGAGATTCAATAACTTTTGGGGTTGGGTTGAGAATATCAAGTACTCGTTTGTGCACACGCATTTCAAATTGTTCTCGTGCATCTTTGTCAATGAATGCTGCACGGTTGACAGTAAAGAGTGAGCGTTCGGTAGGAAGAGGAATTGGACCAACAACAACAGCTTCATATTTTACAGCGGTATCCATAATCTGCTTTACGGATTCATCAAGAAGTTTACTTTCATACGCACGAATACGGATGCGCAACTTGTGTGGCGCCTCATCGTGCACTTTCTCTTTCTTTGTCTTTCGTGTTGTTTTTGGTTTCAAGGTACTCATACGCTACGCGGGGACACTGTATCCCATTGTTTGCCCTTTGTCCAGAACGCATTCTAGAGCCCTCAGATACGAGGCGCGAGCGAGGATTCGACTGAGCGATATTGCAATATCGTGAAGAAGAACCGGAGCTCGCAACAAAGTAGATGAGGGCTATCGAATGCGTTCTTACGCTACGATTTTTGTAACCACACCAGCTCCAACAGTCTTACCTCCCTCTCGGATAGCAAAGCGCTGTTGTGCTTCAAGCGCGATTGGTGCTGTAAGTTTTACTTTGAATGTAACGGTGTCTCCAGGCATAACCATCTGCACTCCTTCGTTAAGCGTCACTTCTCCCGTCACATCCGTTGTGCGGATGTAGAACTGAGGCTTGTATCCAGAGATAAATGGTGTGTGGCGACCACCTTCTTCCTTTGTGAGGATGAGCACTTCTGCTTCAAATTCTGTGTGAGGTGTCACACTACCAGGAGCTGAGATAACTTGTCCGCGCGTAACATCTTCTTTCTTCAAACCACGGATGAGAATACCTGCATTGTCTCCTGCTATACCAGAATCAAGTGACTTGTTGAACATTTCAATTCCTGTCACTGTTGATTTTTGTGTTGGCGTAAGACCGACAACTTCAATATCCTGACCAACCTTAATTGTTCCTCGTTCAATACGGCCGGTTACTACAGTACCGCGTCCTTCAATTGAGAAGATGTCTTCAACTGGCATAAGGAACGGCTTGTCAACTTCACGAACAGGTTCAGGAATGTATGAGTCCAGAGTGTTGACGAGTTCAAAGACGCCCTTTGCCCATTCATCATCCATAGATGTTGCAGCAAGCGCTTTTAATCCAGAACCACGAATCACTGGTGTCTCTTTTCCGTCAAATCCGTACTTCGTGAGCATTTCGCGTACTTCCTCTTCAACGAGGTCAACAAGGTCCTTGTCAGACACCATGTCAACTTTGTTCAAGAAAACAATCATTTTTGGAACTCCAACCTGTTTTGCAAGGAGAATGTGTTCTCGTGTTTGTGGCATTGCTCCATCTGAAGCGGCGACAACGAGAATTGCGCCGTCCATTTGAGCAGCACCGGTAATCATGTTCTTGATGTAGTCGGCGTGTCCAGGAGCATCAATGTGCGCGTAGTGGCGAAGTGGTGTCCAGTACTCGGAGTGGTGGAGCGCAATAGTAATACCGCGTGCCTTTTCTTCCGGTGCACTGTCAATTTTATCAATTGCTTCAACGCGAGCGCCGTATCCCTTGTCCTTGTTCATGTCCAAGATTTTGAGGATTGCTGCGGTGAGCGTAGTCTTGCCGTGGTCAACGTGTCCGATGGTACCGACGTTAACGTGAGGCTTTGAACGGTCAAATGTTTCTGCCATAAATTTGTTGATTATTAAAAATAACTATTGTTTGTAATGGTTTTGTGCCCCACACGAGGATGCACATGCTGAGAACAAAAACACGCGTAGCGCGCATTTTGTAAGGCGTTGCCATTGTACACAACCATTTTGATATCGTCAATCCCGTTGCCGCTCTTTACGTGCAAAACTGTGGAGAAACTGTGGATTAAAAACAAAACGAGCCCGTTCTCCAAAGCGTGCGCATGCACACAATGAAGGAACGGACTCTGCTCAAAGAACGACATCCTGTGTCTCATCGGAATGGAACTCGGGCACATCTTCCGAGCGCACGCCGTAATCCAACCACGTATCGTGCGTCTCGAGGTATGACGCGCACCACCTCAAGAAAAGCTTTGTGCTGATTCCTGCCACCACCATACATCCGATGGTGATGAGGAACGGCATGGGTGAAATGTCTGGCGGAAGCGGGAGGCTCATGTTGTCACCTCACTTCGTGTTGTGCAGAGGCATTGATGTCGGTGTGGGAAGAAGTGCGGCGGACACTGGCACCCACGACTCCCGCGCCTTCGTCTCCGAGAGCGCGCGAATGAATTCTGGGGAGAAGGCGAAGGTGTCGTCATCAGCCTCGTGGCACATGAACCGTGTCTCAAAGGCCAAAATGTCAAAACCACGTTGTGCTTCGAGACGCATTTTTCGAGAATCCTCAATCAACGTCTCCAGAAGTACGCGCTCGAAACTCTCCCAGGGACTCTTCGTGCCACTCAGCATTTTCTCCAAAAAGAAGTTGACACAGACAACGCTGTACTCAACCTCGATGTGAGAATGCTTGTGCTCTCGAAAATGCGTACGGATGATATCGGGAATGTGCTTCCGAATATCATCCGTCGACGGGCGAGGTGCCTGCACGCTCTTCTGCCAGGCGGCGTCACGTTCAGAGGTGCTTGTGATAAGTCCTCTGACAAGAAGTGCACAAAAAGCCACGATGAGAGTCATGATAAGTAAAGCGAGCGAGAACGGCATGGTGGACCCCTTTCCAGAGAGTTGCGACGTTTAGCGTGAACACAGGTTATTTTCCGAGGTCAATAATACACCAAAGTATACATCTTTGTCAATCCCATTCTTTTGTATCCTGTGGATACGCAAAAGCCCCGCCGACTCGTGGTCGGCGGGGCTTTTTAAGCTTTTGAATCTAGTGTTTCTTCAGACTAGTCGTGCTTCATCTCGTGTCCAAGGTGCTCAAGGTAACGACCTGCTGCGCTCTGACCGCCGAGGCCGAATGCCAAACCGAAGGCGAGTGAGAGAGCAATCACTACTCCTGTAAAGAGTGTCTGCAAGAATGCAACACCAATACCGAGTTGTGAAAGTGAAACCAAGAGAGCAAAAATCCAGATTGCCCACTTTGAAAGTGTGCCGAGGAATCCTGCTGATGCGATGTTTGCGGCCTTTGCTGATGCAACAACAATTCTACGAACCGCTTCAGCAAGTACAACCGACACAAGCATGATGAGAACTGCAACAATCACCTGTGGCAAGTATCCCAACACAACATCTCGTAAGAAAGCAGTTACCTGTGTGAGATTCACGATTTCAAGTGATGCAATCAAGAAGACAACGATAATGAACCATCGTACAAGCTCCCCAATGAATTTTCCTGAGTTGAGTGAGAAACCTGCTCGTGCAAGTGTTTGTTCCAAGCCAGCACCACGAAGTGCGCTGTCCAACTTAATTGACTTAAGAATCTGTTCTACCGCACGCGCAAGAAGCGATGCAATAATCCAACCGATGATAAAAATAATGAGCGCAACAAGAAGTTTTGGCAGGAATGCAATGACTCCTCCCCACACTGTTGCAAGTGATGTTGCGACAGTGACACCTGTTGTCTGAAGAACTGTGGTTCCTAACATAGTATTGTTAAATTAATTTAAATTATACGTAATAATCAGTTTTTAATGATTTTCAGGATGTGTGCCTGAACACCGTGCCACAAGGGCAGTTTTTCGACTTTTAATGTCTTTAATGATAGCACCGCAAGGAATGTCCTTTAATGCCCCTGTGGACAACTCTACGCTCGCCCCGCCCTTCCACAAACACGTGTCGTTTTCTGCTGAAAACGCACTCACTCTCGCCCTCACGGGCTCCGAGAGTTTTGTGTATAGGGCGGGGCTCGTTCCGTACCACGAATTTTTGTTGCTACAAAAATTCTGTAAAAAGAAAACAATTGACAGATACTGTTTTCAGGCGTACGTTTGCGACAGAACATACGCAGGTTAACGCATGTATCCTCTTGAGCCTTGGCTAGGAGGAAGAAAGGGTCCATCCAATGAACGCTGGAGAACTGAAGGTATTGGTGGGAAAGTGTTTCGGACAATTTTTCCTCAAAATCTGGACATCCGTGGCTTTGGTGGCCATCGGCACGGTCATACTCGGCATCGAACTTTTCGTACGTGAGAGTGGGCCGAATCTTTTTCTTTTCCTTATCGGGGTAATACTCATCGTTTGGGGGCTTGCTCTCTCGATACGGTTCACCAACAAGCTGAGGGGGCTCCGACGGACCCTGGCCGAGTACGAGGAGGCGTGGCGCACACGGATGTGGACGGGAGGAAATCTCGGTCTTGTGATTTCTTCTCTCGTGGAAAACCGTCTGGTGGATATGTGGCAGCGGGGCGTCTTTGCCGAAGAGCTGGTTAAGACACTTGGTGTCGGCCCATACCAAGTGGATGCTCTTTTCGAGGTGCCGTTCACGAATGGGGACATTCGCGATGAAGAGGTTGATTTACAGACCGGGTTGGGATGGCTACTCCACGGTAAGTATCTCGTTCCGGCGGAGCACGGCTTTGGGGCGTTCGTCTGGTCGGACACGAAGGTGTACGAGAAATTCTTCGCACTTCCAGAGAATAGGATGCGCGACGACTTCGACCCGAACAAGGAACCCGAGCTTCTCGACGCCGTGCGCGATGGCCGTGTTTCACTCCCCGGTGGTGTAAAAATCACCTAAACTGCACTGCTCTTTTCACGAAGAACCCGAGTTCGCTCACGCGACCTCGGGCTTTCTTTTTGGAAGCCAGGCTTCCCCGTTGGAAGCCTGGCTTCCAAAAATGCTACAACCCCAATTTATTCACTAATTTTCGATGCGGATAGTCAAACACATCGCGCAGGAGTTTGTCATTCATGCTCGTGCGGTAGGAAAAATCTTTTGTTGAAAATGCAGAGTAGCGAATGTCAGTTCCGCATTCCGCTTCAAGTTGTGTGATTGCTTTTGCTAATGCTTTATCATCAATTCTATCGGCAATAACAAGCACATCCGTTCGTGAATCTTCTTCTTCAATAAAAATACCAGACACAACAAGTAATTTGAGTGCACCACATTTTGAAACACGTGACACCACAGGTACATCTGCAAGCATGTTGCCGAGCATGAGGTGTTTCACACTCATCATGTGTGGAAATTCTGGGTTGAGTAACCATCCACGTGCGCGTTTTTTAAGAAAGCCTGCTGACTTCAAACGCGCGAGTGGTGTCTTGAGCGACGATGATACAATACTTGTTTTTTCAGCAAGCGTTGCTGTCCCGTAGATACCTTCTGGGTGAAACAGAAAAAAACGCATCAGTCGAACCGGCGCACTTCCTCCAAATAATTTTGCGAGTAGATCCATCCCGATAGTGTTATATGCCGAATAATATGTAGAACCTTACAATACTCTTTTCTATTAAAATACCATGATACACGGGTCACTGAAAAAACTATCGGGATCCATACAAGAGTTAGTATACCCTCCTTTTAAAACAAAAACACCCCTTTTGGGGGTGTTTTTATGCACTTTTGTGCTGAAAAAGATTACTTCAAAGTTACATGTCACGCGTCGTTTTCTATTGAAAACGCGCTCGGAGCCTCCTTCGGCACAACCTACTGGTTGCCCACCTCAATGAGTACATTGTTATAACCAAGTTACAAATCTACTAATTTGCCTACTGGGTCGCACCGTCGTGCTCCGTCTCAAAGTGACTCTATTTGAGAGTCACTTTGCCACGAGTTTCTAGCTTCCTCATTGTGCTTCGCACAATTCCGTCGCAAGAACTCTCGGCCCCGTCTCGGTGCTCTCTCCTGCTTACGCAGGCGCACCTGCGACCGAAAAGTAACTTTGAAATTTATTTTAAAGTTACCTTTCCGCCGGCTTCCTCAATCTTCTTCTTCATAACCTCTGCATCTTCTTTCTTCACTGCCTCCTTGATAACGCCAGGTGCGCCATCAACGAGATCCTTTGCTTCCTTGAGACCAAGACCTGAAACTTCCTTCACAGCCTTGATAACAGCAATCTTGTTCTCCCCAACTGATGTAAGTTCAACAGTGTACTCGCTCTTTTCATCTGCACCTGCTGCACCTGCTGCAGGAGCTGCTGCGACAGCAACTGCTGACACCCCAAACTTTTCCTCAAACACCTTCACGAGTCGGTTCAAATCCAACACGCTCATTTGTTCAATTGCGTCAATAATTTTCTTGAACTCGGCTGGAATTGCTACATCCGCAGTTTTCTCTACTGTCTTTGCAACTGGCTTGTCCGCCACAGCTGGGGTTGTTGTTTCCTCTACTGGCTTGTCCGCCGTAGCATCTGCGGAGGCGGAAGTTTTTGTTTGTTCATCCATATGTATTAGGTTAAATTCGAAATTCAAATATCGAAATCCGAGACAATATCTCATTTTCTAAATCAAAATGTTTTAAACATTTGTACATTAGAATTTTGAATTTGTTTCGTGTTTCGTACTTCGATTTTCGTGCTTATAGTATTATTTCTTTTCTGCAATGGCACCAAGCGCAATAACCAATCGTTGAATTGGCGAGTTAATGACGTTGGCAAACATT
Proteins encoded:
- the rplB gene encoding 50S ribosomal protein L2, which encodes MKHYKPTSAGRRGMTGIEYRKLLIAGKPHKALTKGFRRSFGHNAFGRRTTISIGAGHKRAFRDVDFVYNKKDIPARVETIEYDPNRSGFIALICYADGERRYILAPQSLKVGATFLASEKAPVTPGNRLPLAKIPVGTFVYNIEGKPNDGAKIARSAGVFAEVIAHDGGYTLLKMPSTETRKVSENAWASVGEVSNPENKLVNLGKAGRNRWLGKKPKVRGTAMNPVDHPHGGGEGRQGRGHRRARTRHGKNVGKGHKTRKPKKYSNFLIVTRRRVGKKK
- a CDS encoding 50S ribosomal protein L23, whose product is MLFRKKDNSSGAKAKTSLFARKAVADTVHVKDDIHDDAPKKVVAVEKKQPEKKIKQTIASGKVNADILTRPRITEKATSVSQNNVYVFDVASYANKSLIASAIKDVYGITPVHVRVTKIATKVKLSRRGKAATVGGGKKAYVTLKKGDTIEIV
- the rplD gene encoding 50S ribosomal protein L4 — its product is MEKKPAQKKTVKTTKALKPKKVVVAKDGKDLKAPIFDIKGKEVSTVTLPGQIFGVNWNADLVHQVVLGMQNNARAGRAGAHTKGRGEVRGGGKKPWRQKGTGRARHGSIRSPLWKGGGVTHGPRSDKDYSVTIPKKMRASALFSVLSRKLKDKEILFVDSITFGTPKTAEAKDILGVFSKIAGFEKMIGKKQNAALILTTTADEMVKKSFRNLGNVAVEEVRNLNAVDAMTYTYLIVVNPDEAVKRWVEKKQ
- the rplC gene encoding 50S ribosomal protein L3; this encodes MKFLVGTKQEMTQVFDDNGVVHPATLIRVSPAVVTQIKTKDIDGYTAVQVGYDVRKEKNVNNAQKSKGMFAGFMEFPVSDPAELPLGTMIDAGVFTPGDTVTVSGTSKSKGFQGVVKRHGFKGGRRTHGQKHSEREPGSIGAGGVQRVMKGRRMGGRMGGDRITVKNLKVLLVDVANGQIFISGAVPGRRGTVVEVMGS
- the rpsJ gene encoding 30S ribosomal protein S10, which produces MSTLKPKTTRKTKKEKVHDEAPHKLRIRIRAYESKLLDESVKQIMDTAVKYEAVVVGPIPLPTERSLFTVNRAAFIDKDAREQFEMRVHKRVLDILNPTPKVIESLTSLSLPSGVNIEVKMM
- the tuf gene encoding elongation factor Tu, coding for MAETFDRSKPHVNVGTIGHVDHGKTTLTAAILKILDMNKDKGYGARVEAIDKIDSAPEEKARGITIALHHSEYWTPLRHYAHIDAPGHADYIKNMITGAAQMDGAILVVAASDGAMPQTREHILLAKQVGVPKMIVFLNKVDMVSDKDLVDLVEEEVREMLTKYGFDGKETPVIRGSGLKALAATSMDDEWAKGVFELVNTLDSYIPEPVREVDKPFLMPVEDIFSIEGRGTVVTGRIERGTIKVGQDIEVVGLTPTQKSTVTGIEMFNKSLDSGIAGDNAGILIRGLKKEDVTRGQVISAPGSVTPHTEFEAEVLILTKEEGGRHTPFISGYKPQFYIRTTDVTGEVTLNEGVQMVMPGDTVTFKVKLTAPIALEAQQRFAIREGGKTVGAGVVTKIVA
- the rplL gene encoding 50S ribosomal protein L7/L12 — its product is MADKPVAKTVEKTADVAIPAEFKKIIDAIEQMSVLDLNRLVKVFEEKFGVSAVAVAAAPAAGAAGADEKSEYTVELTSVGENKIAVIKAVKEVSGLGLKEAKDLVDGAPGVIKEAVKKEDAEVMKKKIEEAGGKVTLK